A stretch of Saccharothrix texasensis DNA encodes these proteins:
- a CDS encoding methyltransferase — translation MTSTAPASTDKKAGDRAALIELIGGYMTAHALGLAAELKLADHIGDSTRTSTELAEATGTHEPSLHRLLRTLAAVGVTTEPEPGRFSLTEVGAQLRTDSPDSLHAFTRMFCDPTLFTAWQELGRVVRTGEPSFAHVHGKDIYGYLADHPELSALFNEAMGQESRISADRIAAAHDFSGVEHVVDLGGGDGTLLAAILGANPHLRGTVVDSPSGVAQAAEVLGAAGVADRCEVVAGDFFQSVPADGDLYIIKSVFQDWDDEPARAILRTCRAHMPDTATLLIIGSVLPETASAETVSAETRIMFYTDVNMMVTSGGRERTESDFRTMLADTGFTVESVAHAAAGPLSIIRATPAS, via the coding sequence ATGACCAGCACAGCACCCGCGAGCACTGACAAGAAGGCCGGTGACCGTGCCGCGCTGATCGAGCTGATCGGCGGCTACATGACCGCTCACGCGCTGGGCTTGGCCGCCGAGCTGAAGCTCGCCGACCACATCGGTGACAGCACGCGCACCAGCACCGAGCTGGCCGAGGCCACCGGCACGCACGAGCCGTCGCTGCACCGCCTGCTGCGCACGCTCGCCGCGGTCGGTGTCACCACCGAGCCCGAGCCGGGGCGCTTCAGCCTGACCGAGGTCGGCGCCCAGCTGCGCACCGACTCGCCGGACTCGCTGCACGCGTTCACGAGGATGTTCTGCGACCCGACGCTGTTCACGGCCTGGCAGGAACTCGGGCGCGTCGTGCGCACCGGCGAACCGTCGTTCGCCCACGTGCACGGCAAGGACATCTACGGCTACCTGGCCGACCACCCCGAGCTGAGCGCGCTGTTCAACGAGGCGATGGGCCAGGAGTCCCGCATCTCGGCCGACCGGATCGCCGCCGCCCACGACTTCTCGGGGGTCGAGCACGTCGTGGACCTCGGCGGCGGCGACGGCACCCTGCTGGCCGCGATCCTGGGCGCCAACCCACACCTGCGCGGCACGGTCGTTGACAGCCCCAGCGGTGTGGCCCAAGCAGCCGAGGTGCTCGGTGCGGCCGGCGTCGCCGACCGGTGCGAGGTCGTCGCCGGCGACTTCTTCCAGTCCGTGCCCGCCGACGGTGATCTGTACATCATCAAGAGCGTGTTCCAGGACTGGGACGACGAACCGGCGCGCGCGATCCTGCGCACCTGCCGGGCCCACATGCCCGACACCGCCACCCTGCTGATCATCGGCTCGGTGCTCCCCGAGACCGCGTCCGCCGAGACGGTGTCCGCCGAGACGCGGATCATGTTCTACACCGACGTGAACATGATGGTCACCTCCGGCGGTCGGGAGCGGACCGAGAGCGACTTCCGGACCATGCTCGCCGACACCGGGTTCACGGTCGAGTCGGTCGCCCACGCCGCCGCGGGGCCGTTGTCGATCATCCGCGCCACCCCGGCGTCCTGA